In Peptostreptococcus equinus, the DNA window TTAAGTGTTCCTATATTATTTTTTATTGCGTAATCAATAGCGATTATAGCTGCTTCAATCTCTCCAGCCACATTCCTCATTGATAAATTATTTATATTAGATCCCTTTTTTGACATAGTTTCAATAATTTTTCCGTTTTTTAGAATTACGACACCAGAACCATAAACTTTTTTACTCGTTTCAAAACTACCATCTACATATGCTTCATAAGTGTCATTATCATCCGCACCATCATCTATATGTAGTGTTTTAGTTTCATATATCATACTTTTGTCAATAGAAACTTTATTTCCTTCTGTTAAATTATTTAAAATTTTATTATCTTCTTTATAATTTATTTTAATATCTTCATATTTTCCTCTAGCCAACAAATAATCTATTGCTTCATATGGATCTTCAAATGATTTGTATGATGCGTTAGAAAAACCACTAATCATTTCTTTACAATCATTCCAACTGAGATATATTCCATTTACTTTTCCATTTCTTACAGCATAAAATTTATTTTTCTTCATATTTTCTCCTATTATCTTTTAATCAATTATATAATCTATAATAACATCTGTACTATATATTTTCTAGTTATAAATATCCCAGTGATATTGTATATAAGTTGCAGATAAAAAGTAGGCCTTTATACCTACTTTTATTAATATAATTATTTGATTTTTTTATCTATAGATTTATTTACTTTAGATCCAATAAAATAAATTACAATAGTAATCAAAGTACCAATTACTAACTTATATGGATTTGTAAAGAAATCTTTATAATCACTTCCTACATATGCATACATTGACATCATCAATAATTTACCAAAAAACATAGGTGGGAGAAAATCCTTATAATCAAATTTACAATATGCAGCAGCTATCGTAGTCAAAGAGGCTGGTAAGATAGATATAGCGTAAAATAAAAAAATAACTGTAAATTCTGCTTTATTTATTTTTTCCATAATTGCCTGTACTTTTTGATTGTTGTTTTTATTGAATTTTTTATTTTTAAATATGTGTTTAAATAAGTAAAAAACAATAAACGTACCGCAGGCAGATCCTAATAGCGATACTATAAATCCTATCCAAAAACCATTTAAAGCCCCATTAGCTGCAACAATTGCCATCAGTGGAAGTATTGGTATAAAACTCTCCATAAAAGCTAAAAAAAAGCCAGCAAGTGCGGATAATAGTACATTATCTTGGGCAAATATCATAATTTGATGCATTATATTTAATAGTTGATTTACTAACATTTGCATTTTTTACATCTCCATCCTTAAACAAATTGTTTTTTATATTTTATAACCTTTTTATCAATTTGTCCATTTATTATAGCAAAAAAGAGGCTAAGTTAATAGCCTCTTTAAGATACTGTATGAGATATTACTGTATTATTTAATATATTATCTAATATATAGTTTGTGACTGTATTACACATATATGTAGAATATTTAAGGTCATTTTCTTCATAGTTTCCATTAGACCTATACTCATTATACAATTTTTGAAAAAAATCATCAAAATTGTCTAAATACTGTATTCTATCATTTATTATTGAATAATTTTCAGCTACTTTAGTTAAGTTACTCTCATATTGCACATGTATTTTCATACTATGTTTAAATTCCCATCTAAGACTATGAGCCACACAGAAAAAATCTGTAAGGAAATGGCAAATTACACCAATCTCTTGAGAAAAAGTTGCTTTTGTATAGTATTTTTCAAGTGTATCCAAATCAAGACTAGATAAAAATTTTATCTTTTCCACCACCATATCATAAGATTCAAACATATAATGTTTTTTTAATTTATATTTTGATACTATATCTGGTTTAATATTACCGTAAATAAAATTTTTCTCATCCAAAAAGAATTTTTTATTTTTGTCTGTATTTTCTAGTAAGGATTTAGAAATAATGATATGTGATTTCATCATCATATATATCACCTCTCTTACTATTAACCTTCATAATATTTTCCTTGCCAGCTATTTCTTCTTTTCAATTCTTCATCAATAGCGTTTAATACCTCCCATTTTTTTAAACTCCATATAGGACCTATCAAGTCATCTTTTTTACCATCTCCAGTAAGCCTATGAATAATTAAATCCTGAGGTAGAATTTCTAACTGATCACATATAAGATTTGTATAAAAGTCTTTATCTAATAATTGAAAATCTCCTCTTATTAATTGTTTTTCCATTACTGTACCTTTCAAAACATGTAAGAGATGAATTTTTATTCCTTGTATATCCAGTTTAGAGATTTCTTTTACTGTATCCATCATCATTTCATATGTTTCTCCAGGAAGTCCATTTATTATATGAACTACAACATCAATATTTCTTTCTCTTAATTTTTCTAGAGTATCTAAAAAAACTTGATAATTATGACCTCTATTAATTTTTTTAGATGTAGTATCATGTATAGTTTGAAGTCCTAGCTCTACCCAAAGGTTTGTTCTTTTGTTTATGTCATCTAAATAATCTAATACTTCCTCAGATATACAATCTGGTCTAGTAGAAATTGCCAGTCCTATTACATTTTCTTGTCTCAAAGCCTCTTCATACTTATCTTTTAAATAGTCAACTGGAGCATATGTATTTGTATAAGCCTGAAAATATGCAATATACTTGGCATTATGCCACTTTTTTTCCATAATATTTTTAATATTTTCAAACTGTTTACTGATTGAATCATCCACTTGTCCAGCAAAATCTCCTGAACCCTTGTTGCTACAATAAGTACATCCGCCTCTACTAATTTTCCCATCTAAATTGGGGCAGGTGAATCCTCCATTTAAAGAAACCTTGAATACCTTGGAATTGAACCTTTGTCTAAGATGATAATTCCAAGTATGATAGTTCTTATTTTCAATTTTATATTTAAATTCACCCATTAAAATTTCCTTTCATTAGCAATATTTATACCAGTTACAATAAAATATACACCAAATATTATTGATATAGTAGATAAAATACTAACTAAGAAGTTAGCTAAAAATAGTGGTGATATTATCAAAAGTACACCCAATAATATTTTTAGCAGAAAGGCTAAAGTAATTCTTCTATAATACTTGCTTTGTTTAAAATATTTTATGGACTGGTTTACAATTATATATGATCCTATTAGCATTGACATAAACATATTCATATATTTAGGAAATATAATTAACATCAAAGCTATAATCACTAAAGTTATAGTCAAATTCCTAAACTTATTTACTTCTTTCTTTGATGCATATGGCCTTAGTGAATTATATTCCTTTAAAGCTAAAAATGCTGCAAATAAAAATGCTAAAGCCATACCCCAAGAAAAAATATTTATGGCAACTATTCTTTTAGTAGTGCAGTATGATCCAATAGCAAGTAGTATTACTCCTAGTATTATTAGCTTTGTAGAATTTTTTTTTGTAAACAAGCTATTTATATTAAAGTTTAAAAACATATACTATCCTCCTATTTAATTATCTGCTTCACTATTATAGTCTATTATCATCTTTATAGCATCTGCAACAGTAGGCGTTTCATATTTTGATACATTTTTTATGCTATCAAATGCATCACTCATAGCAAAACTCATATTAATATTTTTAAGCATACTCATATCATTAGGTGAATCACCAATTGCTGCCACTTCATTTAAACTTATAGACTCTTTTTTGCATACACATTTAATACCCTCAAGTTTTGATACGCCTTTTAGTACTATATTTATTGTAGTTCTACTAGAAGCATAAACATCTAATTCACTAGATAGTTCCTCTTTAAATGACTCTATCATTTTAGAAAGTTTTTTACTATCGGTAGTTAATACTCCAATATTACCTACTTTTGACATATATGCGTCATACTCACATATTTTTTCGTCAATCTCAAAACCTCTTGTAAGGTATTCAGCTTTTGAGCCATCAACTGGCATCACTACTCTGCCATCATATTTAAAATATATAACATCTTGATCTTTATCTATATAATCAAAGCTATTATAAATAGAAATTATTTTTTTTATTTGTGCATCAGTCATCGCTTGACTAAATACCAAGTTTAAATTTTTATCATATACATATGAACCATTTTCAGTTATTAAATAGCCTTCAATGTTGCACTCCTCAAGTATTGACTTTGAATGATCCAGCACTCTACCAGTTGCTATATTAAATGTGATTCCAAAGTCTTTTGCTAATAATATGGCATTTTTATCGACGTCAGTAATTTTGTCGATAAAAAGAGTTCCATCTAAATCGCAAAAAATATGTTTAATCATTATATCTCTCCTCACTTTTTATTTATTCTTATTGTAAAACACAATTAATAATAATAGCTTTAATCAATAAAAAATAATATGCATATTATTTTTATTGATTTTAAAATTATACTAATTTTTGTCTAACATAATCTAAGGCCTGTCTTGTAGCTCTTTCTCTTATTTTTAATCTATTTCCTGAAAAAATATTTTTATATACAAATTCTTGTCCATCAACATATAAACCAATATAAACAAGTCCTACTGGCTTTTCTTCACTTCCTCCATCAGGTCCTGCTACTCCAGTAGTAGACAATCCTATATCAGCACCAGATGTTTTTGCAATTCCTATTGCCATTTCTATTGCTGTTTGAGAGCTCACTGCTCCAAGTTCATCTAAAGTGTCCTTTTTTACACCCAGTCTGTTCATTTTAGCATTATTTGAATATGTGACGCAGCCTTCTAATAGACACTCTGAAATGCCAGGATAATTGATTAGATTTGCTGCTATCATACCCCCTGTGCAAGATTCTGCAACCGCTATAGTCTTTTTATTTTCAATTAATAATTTTGCAACAACATTATCTAATTCTGTTTGGCTAGAAGATATAGATTCATCACCTATTAAATATATATATTCACCGCATATTTCCTCTATTTCTTTTATTTTCTCTTGAACTAATTTTAAGCATTCTTCTTTATCTGGTGCCTTAGCAGTTACTCTTATTAGAACTTCTCCTTCTTTTGCATAAAGAGCAACTGTTGGATTATCTTGTTTATCTAGAATATCCAATAGTTTAATTTCAAGTGCAGATTCACCTATACCATATAGTCTAATATACTTTGATGCAAAAACTGAATCTGTTTCTTTCTTTAGATAAGGAAGTACACCTTCATTAAACATAGCCATCATTTCCTTAGGTGGTCCAGGCATTACTATTATTCTTTTTCCATCTTTTTCAAATATAGCACCAGGAGCAGTGCCATTGTTATTAGGAATAATCATCGCCTCTTTAGGAAACATAGCTTGCTTAATATTATTTTTAGGTATTTTATTTATATCTCCTGTGAATTTTAATACTCTTTCTTTGATTTTTTCCCATGACTTTTCATCCAATAGCATTTTCTGGTCAAAAAACTTTGCCGCAGCTTCTTTTGTTATATCATCACCAGTTGGTCCTAGACCTCCAGTAGTAAGCACTATATCTGACTTTTCAAAAGCCTTTGAAAAACAATCAAGTAATCTATCCATATTATCGCCAACTGTTACCTGTTTATGTACATTTATGCCTAATAAGGCAAGTTCTTTTGAGATATATTGAGCATTTGTATTCACTATATCACCTAGTAATAGTTCAGTTCCAACAGAAATTAATTCAATATTCATAATAACCTCCTATAAAATAAAATTTACTTAAAAATAAATTAAGTAAAATAAGAATCTATTTTATCGCTTAATATATATACAATAATAATAGCAAAAATAGTACTATTAGACAAGTAAGAGCAATTGCAATTTCTTAATTAAATAAAAAATTATCAATAAAAACAAAATCTAATTAACATTTTTTTATTAAGTTATAAAAGGGGAAATTTGGTCGATTTACTTGCAAAAATAAATAATATAAGTATATAATATATATATTAAGAATTAATTATTTTGTATGTGCAATCGGAAAGGAGAATACTATTAAAATTAGTATAATAAATTTATGAAAAAAATAGGAGTTATATATGGAGGCGTATCTTCAGAAAGAGAAGTTTCATTAAAAAGCGGTAAAGCTATGATTTCAAATCTTGATAGAAGTAAGTATGAAATTATAGAATGTAGAATAGACAAAATGACTGATGCTTTTAATATAGACAGAAGTATAGATAAAGCTTTGATAGGTCTACATGGAAAATTTGGTGAAGATGGACGTGTGCAGTCTATATTGGAATCAATGGGAATAGATTACTGTGGATGTGATCCAATTACAAGTGGCATATTAATGGACAAAAATTTTACTAAAACCATAGCCAGACAAAATGGAATACTAACAGCTGATTGGACTATAGTTAAGTCTGTTGAAGATATAGATTATGATTTAATAGAAGAAATGGGCTATCCTGTATTTATAAAACCAAATTCTGGTGGCTCAAGCGTTGCTACATATATGATAAAGAAAAAAGAAGATGTGGAAGCTGCTGTAGTAGACGGGTTAAAATATGATGAAATTGTAATGATTGAAAAATATGTAAAGGGCGAAGAATACACATCATTTATCTTGGATGGCGAAGTTTTCCCTACAATAAAAATATCTTCAGATCAAGAATTTTTTGATTTTGAAGCTAAATATTCTACTACAAATGGTGCAAAAGAAATTGTTGTTGAACTTGAAAAAAATATGTCTGATAAGTTAAAATTTAATTCAGAAACTTGCTGGAAGGCTTTCAACTGCAAAGGATACGTAAGAGTTGACTATATCATTACAGAAGATAAGGATATATATTTATTAGAAATCAACACTCTACCAGGTATGACAGAGACTAGTTTAATCCCTAAGAGTGCAGCTGCAAGAGGTATATCATACTCTCAATTATTAGACAAACTAATTGAGTCAGGTAAATAAAATTTAAAAATCTATACATATCAAAAGATTCTTTATAAATTAATTTTTATGAAGAATCTTTATTTATTTTATAGTAAAAGTCTCCAATATTGTATAATAAAAAGCGCCTAAAAAGGCGCTTTTTATTATACAATATTTAAATTTAGAATTCTGCATTCTTTGGAGTTCTTGGAAATGGTATTACGTCTCTAATATTTGTCATACCAGTTAGATACATAATAATTCTTTCAAATCCTAGTCCAAAACCTGAATGTGTAGCTGTACCAAACTTTCTAAGTTCCAGATACCACCAATATTCTTCTTCATTTAATCCCATTTCATGTATTTTATTTAATAATACATCATATCTTTCTTCTCTTTGTGAACCGCCAATTATCTCACCAACACCAGGTACTAATAAGTCCATCGCTCTAACAGTTTCACCATCATCATTCATTCTCATATAAAATGCCTTGATATCCTTTGGATAATCCGTTACAAATACTGGTGCATTGTAAACTTGTTCTGTAATATACCTTTCATGTTCAGTCTGTAAATCACATCCCCATTCAACTGGATATTCAAATTCTTGTCCTGACTTAAGAAGTATATCTACGGCTTCTGTATAAGTTATTCTTACAAAATCTGAACTTACTATCTTATTTAATCTTTCAAATAATCCCTTATCGATAAAACTATTGAAAAATGCCATCTCTTCAGGACAATTTTCCATAACATATTCAATAACATATTTAATCATATCTTCTGCTAATTCCATTAAATCTTCTAAATCAGCAAATACGATTTCAGGCTCTATCATCCAGAATTCGGATGCATGTCTACCTGTATAAGAATTTTCAGCTCTAAATGTTGGTCCAAATGTATAAATATTTCTAAAAGCTAAAGCCATTATTTCACCATTTAACTGACCAGATACTGTAAGGTTTGTTTCTTTTCCAAAAAAGTCCTGTGAATAATCTATGCTACCATCTTCATTAAGTGGTGGATTTTTCATATCTAAAGTCGTTACTTGGAACATTTCTCCAGCGCCTTCAGTATCACTTCCTGTAATTAATGGAGTATGAGCATAAACAAAGTTTCTTTCATTAAAGAACTTATGTAGAGCAAATGCAACTACTGATCTTACTCTATAAACAGCTGAAAAAGTATTAGATCTTGGTCTAAGATGAGCAATAGTTCTTAAATACTCGAATGTATGTTTTTTCTTCTGTAGTGGATAAGATGAATCTGAATCACCCTCTACTATTATTTTCTTCGCATGTATTTCAATAGGATTTTTTGCATTATCTACTTTGACTAACTCACCTTCTACTAAAATTGCAGAAGATATAGATAACTTAGCTATTTCCTTAAAATTTTCTACTTCTTTTTCATCTACAACTATCTGTAAGTTTTTGAAAAATGAACCATCATTTAGCTCAATAAATCCAAAACTCTTAGATATTCTAGTTGTTCTAATCCAACCAGCTACACTTACACTTTTGCCTATATAAGATTCACTATCTCTATAAAGCGATTTTACTTCAATAAATTCTTTTTGCATAATTTCCTCCAGATTTTTAATTTAAATAAAAAACACGTCAATCCCACAAAGGGACGACGTGTATATAATCGCGGTACCACCCTAATTATCTAAAAATATTATATATTAGATATCTTAGTTGATTATAACGGTATCAAACCGCCTGAGCCTACTATTAGTTCGGTCAGGAACTCCGAGATGTTCTTCACTACATATATTATATTGGACTCACACCATAACCAATTCGCTTAATAAGTGATATGTAACTACTCTTCTCTTCAACGTTATATTATTCAATAAATGAATTATATCAACTAAATAAATTTATGTCAACATAAAAATACGCTAAATAAAATCTTTTGATTTCCTTCTATAAGTATTTTATTTATTTTTTTTGTATTTTTGCTTAGCAATCAATGCAGCACCTAGAGCACCTGCAAATCTACCATCTTGACAAGTATTAACTGGTGTTTTTATTTTTTTAGAAAGACTATTTGCAAAAAATTCATTATGACTTAAGCCTCCAGTCAATAGCACATAATCTGAATTAGCAAATTTTGCGAATAATTGAGCTACTTTACCAGCTACAGAGTCTATTACGCCCGCAGCTATATCTTCTCTATTTTTACCTTCACCTATATAATTTATAATTTCAGATTCAGCAAATACTGTACAGAGAGAGCTAATTGGAAGTATTTTTCCTAATTCTGCTAGTTCAAATAATTCATCAATATCAACCCCTAATCTATTAGCCATTATTTCTATAAATTTTCCTGTTCCTGCAGAGCATTTATCGTTCATCAAAAAGTCGCTTACTGACCCATTTTCTATCTTTATAATTTTTGTATCTTGACCACCAATATCTATCACCGTGCAATTTCTTGAAGCTAAATAATATCCACCTTTTCCATGACAAGTAATTTCAGTTATTACATAATTTGAAAAATCTACAGCTTGTCTTCCGTATCCAGTAGATCCTACTATAACATTATCAGCACATAAATCAATCCCATTTTCCTTTAACTTATTTTTGACTAGTTTTGTAGTTTCCTTACTACTCCAACCAGTTGGCATAACAAATTTACCTTCTATTTCTCCAATGACTATAACTTTTGATGCCGTTGATCCAATATCAATTCCAACGTATATCATACTTTCCCCCTAACAGTATCTATCTCTATTAGGATTAATATCCTTTATTATTGATTCAATACCTATAATATCTATTTCATTTTCTATTATTACTTTCTCTACTTGATTTAATTCTTCTTCAGCTACTATTAATGATATACCACAACATTTAGATAGAGACCTCGGTGTTGGAGAAATTGTAGCTTTTAAACTATTATCCCTAAGTAGTTTATACAGTTTTAATCCATTTTGATGGTTATCAAAAAGTATATAAAAATTTTTTTTCATTTTAAACCTCTTAATTTCATT includes these proteins:
- a CDS encoding ribonuclease H family protein, whose translation is MKKNKFYAVRNGKVNGIYLSWNDCKEMISGFSNASYKSFEDPYEAIDYLLARGKYEDIKINYKEDNKILNNLTEGNKVSIDKSMIYETKTLHIDDGADDNDTYEAYVDGSFETSKKVYGSGVVILKNGKIIETMSKKGSNINNLSMRNVAGEIEAAIIAIDYAIKNNIGTLNIHFDYNGIEKWCTGEWKANKDGTKYYKQFCDEAKKKIKINFIKVKAHTGVEFNELADKLAKESIL
- a CDS encoding TVP38/TMEM64 family protein is translated as MQMLVNQLLNIMHQIMIFAQDNVLLSALAGFFLAFMESFIPILPLMAIVAANGALNGFWIGFIVSLLGSACGTFIVFYLFKHIFKNKKFNKNNNQKVQAIMEKINKAEFTVIFLFYAISILPASLTTIAAAYCKFDYKDFLPPMFFGKLLMMSMYAYVGSDYKDFFTNPYKLVIGTLITIVIYFIGSKVNKSIDKKIK
- a CDS encoding zinc dependent phospholipase C family protein: MMMKSHIIISKSLLENTDKNKKFFLDEKNFIYGNIKPDIVSKYKLKKHYMFESYDMVVEKIKFLSSLDLDTLEKYYTKATFSQEIGVICHFLTDFFCVAHSLRWEFKHSMKIHVQYESNLTKVAENYSIINDRIQYLDNFDDFFQKLYNEYRSNGNYEENDLKYSTYMCNTVTNYILDNILNNTVISHTVS
- a CDS encoding TIGR01212 family radical SAM protein (This family includes YhcC from E. coli K-12, an uncharacterized radical SAM protein.) gives rise to the protein MGEFKYKIENKNYHTWNYHLRQRFNSKVFKVSLNGGFTCPNLDGKISRGGCTYCSNKGSGDFAGQVDDSISKQFENIKNIMEKKWHNAKYIAYFQAYTNTYAPVDYLKDKYEEALRQENVIGLAISTRPDCISEEVLDYLDDINKRTNLWVELGLQTIHDTTSKKINRGHNYQVFLDTLEKLRERNIDVVVHIINGLPGETYEMMMDTVKEISKLDIQGIKIHLLHVLKGTVMEKQLIRGDFQLLDKDFYTNLICDQLEILPQDLIIHRLTGDGKKDDLIGPIWSLKKWEVLNAIDEELKRRNSWQGKYYEG
- a CDS encoding DUF308 domain-containing protein, which gives rise to MFLNFNINSLFTKKNSTKLIILGVILLAIGSYCTTKRIVAINIFSWGMALAFLFAAFLALKEYNSLRPYASKKEVNKFRNLTITLVIIALMLIIFPKYMNMFMSMLIGSYIIVNQSIKYFKQSKYYRRITLAFLLKILLGVLLIISPLFLANFLVSILSTISIIFGVYFIVTGINIANERKF
- a CDS encoding HAD-IIB family hydrolase, with translation MIKHIFCDLDGTLFIDKITDVDKNAILLAKDFGITFNIATGRVLDHSKSILEECNIEGYLITENGSYVYDKNLNLVFSQAMTDAQIKKIISIYNSFDYIDKDQDVIYFKYDGRVVMPVDGSKAEYLTRGFEIDEKICEYDAYMSKVGNIGVLTTDSKKLSKMIESFKEELSSELDVYASSRTTINIVLKGVSKLEGIKCVCKKESISLNEVAAIGDSPNDMSMLKNINMSFAMSDAFDSIKNVSKYETPTVADAIKMIIDYNSEADN
- a CDS encoding competence/damage-inducible protein A, encoding MNIELISVGTELLLGDIVNTNAQYISKELALLGINVHKQVTVGDNMDRLLDCFSKAFEKSDIVLTTGGLGPTGDDITKEAAAKFFDQKMLLDEKSWEKIKERVLKFTGDINKIPKNNIKQAMFPKEAMIIPNNNGTAPGAIFEKDGKRIIVMPGPPKEMMAMFNEGVLPYLKKETDSVFASKYIRLYGIGESALEIKLLDILDKQDNPTVALYAKEGEVLIRVTAKAPDKEECLKLVQEKIKEIEEICGEYIYLIGDESISSSQTELDNVVAKLLIENKKTIAVAESCTGGMIAANLINYPGISECLLEGCVTYSNNAKMNRLGVKKDTLDELGAVSSQTAIEMAIGIAKTSGADIGLSTTGVAGPDGGSEEKPVGLVYIGLYVDGQEFVYKNIFSGNRLKIRERATRQALDYVRQKLV
- a CDS encoding D-alanine--D-alanine ligase; this translates as MKKIGVIYGGVSSEREVSLKSGKAMISNLDRSKYEIIECRIDKMTDAFNIDRSIDKALIGLHGKFGEDGRVQSILESMGIDYCGCDPITSGILMDKNFTKTIARQNGILTADWTIVKSVEDIDYDLIEEMGYPVFIKPNSGGSSVATYMIKKKEDVEAAVVDGLKYDEIVMIEKYVKGEEYTSFILDGEVFPTIKISSDQEFFDFEAKYSTTNGAKEIVVELEKNMSDKLKFNSETCWKAFNCKGYVRVDYIITEDKDIYLLEINTLPGMTETSLIPKSAAARGISYSQLLDKLIESGK
- the asnS gene encoding asparagine--tRNA ligase is translated as MQKEFIEVKSLYRDSESYIGKSVSVAGWIRTTRISKSFGFIELNDGSFFKNLQIVVDEKEVENFKEIAKLSISSAILVEGELVKVDNAKNPIEIHAKKIIVEGDSDSSYPLQKKKHTFEYLRTIAHLRPRSNTFSAVYRVRSVVAFALHKFFNERNFVYAHTPLITGSDTEGAGEMFQVTTLDMKNPPLNEDGSIDYSQDFFGKETNLTVSGQLNGEIMALAFRNIYTFGPTFRAENSYTGRHASEFWMIEPEIVFADLEDLMELAEDMIKYVIEYVMENCPEEMAFFNSFIDKGLFERLNKIVSSDFVRITYTEAVDILLKSGQEFEYPVEWGCDLQTEHERYITEQVYNAPVFVTDYPKDIKAFYMRMNDDGETVRAMDLLVPGVGEIIGGSQREERYDVLLNKIHEMGLNEEEYWWYLELRKFGTATHSGFGLGFERIIMYLTGMTNIRDVIPFPRTPKNAEF
- a CDS encoding acyl-CoA dehydratase activase — protein: MIYVGIDIGSTASKVIVIGEIEGKFVMPTGWSSKETTKLVKNKLKENGIDLCADNVIVGSTGYGRQAVDFSNYVITEITCHGKGGYYLASRNCTVIDIGGQDTKIIKIENGSVSDFLMNDKCSAGTGKFIEIMANRLGVDIDELFELAELGKILPISSLCTVFAESEIINYIGEGKNREDIAAGVIDSVAGKVAQLFAKFANSDYVLLTGGLSHNEFFANSLSKKIKTPVNTCQDGRFAGALGAALIAKQKYKKNK
- a CDS encoding DUF3343 domain-containing protein translates to MKKNFYILFDNHQNGLKLYKLLRDNSLKATISPTPRSLSKCCGISLIVAEEELNQVEKVIIENEIDIIGIESIIKDINPNRDRYC